One Osmerus eperlanus chromosome 13, fOsmEpe2.1, whole genome shotgun sequence genomic region harbors:
- the LOC134032997 gene encoding ankyrin repeat and KH domain-containing protein 1-like isoform X3: MQDAVAGTAMLTDGFEDEIDSVTPRSPAVGMGVGATPGVGLGGIGIGVGGKKVRLFGEPGGPPTERLDFKLAAAAVLSSGPGSGSDEDEVSEVESFILDQEDLDNPIMKTASELLLSSATDGVDLRTVDPETQARLEALLEAAGIGKLSTADGKAFADPEVLRRLTSSVSCALDEAAAALTRMRAENTLNAGQADNLVIFSRSLAEACSDGDVNAVRKLLDEGRSVNEHTEEGESLLCLACSAGYYELAQVLLAMHANVEDRGIKGDITPLMAAASGGYVDIVKLLLVHGADVNAQSSTGNTALTYACAGGFVDVVKVLLKEGANIEDHNENGHTPLMEAASAGHVEVARVLLEYGAGINTHSNEFKESALTLACYKGHLDMVRFLLEAGADQEHKTDEMHTALMEACMDGHVEVARLLLDSGAQVNMPADSFESPLTLAACGGHVELAALLIERGANLEEVNDEGYTPLMEAAREGHEEMVALLLAQGANINAQTEETQETALTLACCGGFLEVADFLIKAGADIELGCSTPLMEAAQEGHLELVKYLLAAGANVHATTATGDTALTYACENGHTDVADVLLQAGANLEHESEGGRTPLMKAARAGHLCTVQFLISKGANVNRATANNDHTVVSLACAGGHLAVVELLLAHGADPTHRLKDGSTMLIEAAKGGHTNVVSYLLDYPNNILSVPAPDLAQLTPPSQDASQVPRVPFQALAMVVPPQEPDRAPSNIATPPPVSSKAVSKQRQAALQPGASNGAPRGPETEPLPPFHLCQPLECIVEETEGKLNELGQRISAIEKAQLQSLELIQGEPLTKDKIEELKKSREEQLSLRLRVAPQVQKKKKILKELQKVERQLQLKTQQQFTKEYLEAKGLKEEQEAGQSQGPGPGPGGEAPPTATTSTPGALTACSGDLAQDGSDTDEEGLREGEQEEEQAGEDEEDEEVRDDEDDEEEEDGSDEDVEGEVVEAYPKLPQVDTILYRDGQPPHLPPSPQAQPPAPPLQAPFVPIQPLSDYSPADYPGGTPPELQRVLLGQQQALGAGMLGQQAPDGLMVATPAQTLTDTLDDIMAAVSSRVPMLSTTTSPTPLSQPPSQSPANMASPPSVLPLYPSVDIDAHTESNHDTALTLACAGGHEELVSVLIARGANIEHRDKKGFTPLILAATAGHVGVVEVLLDKGGDIEAQSERTKDTPLSLACSGGRQEVVELLLLRGANKEHRNVSDYTPLSLAASGGYVNIIKILLNAGAEINSRTGSKLGISPLMLAAMNGHVPAVKLLLDMGSDINAQIETNRNTALTLACFQGRAEVVSLLLDRKANVEHRAKTGLTPLMEAASGGYAEVGRVLLDKGADVNAPPVPSSRDTALTIAADKGHYKFCELLINRGAHIDVRNKKGNTPLWLAANGGHFDVVQLLVHASADVDAADNRKITPLMAAFRKGHVKVVQYLVKEVNQFPSDIECMRYIATIADKELLKKCHQCMETIVKAKDQQAAEANKNASILLKELDLEKSREESKKQALAAKREKRKEKRKKKKEEQKRKQEEEEEEEEEKTKEEFCDMQEEKEDSAEEEEVPIDPPSATTTTTIGISATSTTFTCTFGKKRAGVATTPSTNRKSKKNKTKDSPDDTIILQDSQVALAQHKADKNKIQGEPRGGGGGLAGGNSDSDPLDSTDCASEGSSSGGKSQELNYLPDLPSCASSYSSSSSSSSAPPLGAHPSHALLPGPEKRHCPQLHSDSKLDNKVTVSISKPSQKVPDMSELVPSSLPSPFKTMSLPISSPNSKLSLTSPKRGQKREEGWKEVVRRSKKLSVPASVVSRIMGRGGCNITAIQDVTGAHIDVDKQKDKNGERMITIRGGTESTRHAVQLINALIQDPAKELEDLIPRNHIRAPGSKASSAPFASGASSGSSAGAKAFSSLVTSSGVSFQSSSSSQVGGKVGKGLSSGVRQPFPVSLPLAYAHPQLALLAAQTMHQIRHPRLPMAQFGGTFSPAASTWGPFPVRPVSPGSANSSPKHNGGATGRPGAAPHSEHSSAVSPAASVSSPSGTAPAAASPHTPNPPTPSHPQPSAPTPSCVRKQLFTSDPKPSGVTSLSMAPTAAVSSGSNAVRGTGSPAHHHTGMTATSASSSAQAPAGCAPPPLLQPLKVEPSASASPGKEKPPASLESQTSSSSESHSSAGFATPAMALPPKPEPRQQLPPPPPSSSAATITSSSSSSTEAPPPLLAPQPSSHLPPGPAPSHSSMHPNNTVPHFSAPAPRVSHRMQPSGPYYPLSEQQQQQVFVPLSAQQEPPKQPQSQAQVSHLPQQPSLPPQAQGPPHQVPSSLGMMNGSQMQHVHGGGKTQQMSPNFGPAALFNHFSSIFDNNNQGNNQVWGACHLPTRSPPEQPYSAPPPYMSMSQMEGLMPPDSSKAPGYRSTSQRMVNNPIALTSYATSISGSPVYLHGPAAVGTPSFSRQHFSPHPWSAASSGESQVAPPSTVSSSSLSSSSGPPPQQPKPGNSSQQDRKVPPPIGTERLARIRQTGSVNPPLLTTSYTAPVGQGGIWSFGVGSASEAMSGWSQPLMSSHMMHPQLQAEQTAFSQHQPMEQDDTGISNPANSYHQHQHMPNSYMDFPKGMPMSMYGGTMLPPHPPMAEGPGAAMYNGLHTPDPAWSPIIKVVPNNTDSSDPQQVWPGTWAPHVHLNHVN, from the exons GCATCGGTAAACTGTCCACTGCCGATGGTAAAGCGTTTGCAGATCCCGAGGTGCTGCGGAGGCTGACGTCGTCGGTGAGCTGCGCCCTGGACGAGGCGGCGGCCGCGCTGACCCGCATGAGGGCAGAGAACACCCTCAACGCCGGCCAGGCCGACAA TCTGGTTATTTTCAGCCGTAGTCTAGCGGAGGCGTGTTCGGACGGAGACGTGAACGCCGTCAGGAAGCTGCTGGACGAGGGGCGGAGCGTCAACGAGCACACGGAGGAGGGCGAGAGCCTGCTGTGCCTGGCCTGCTCCGCCGGCTACTACGAACtcgcacag GTGCTGCTGGCCATGCACGCCAACGTGGAGGACCGGGGCATCAAGGGTGACATCACGCCCCTGATGGCGGCCGCCAGCGGAGGCTACGTAGACATCGTCAAGCTGCTGCTGGTGCACGGAGCCGACGTCAACGCCCAGTCCTCCacgg GAAACACAGCTCTGACGTACGCGTGCGCGGGGGGCTTCGTGGACGTGGTGAAGGTGCTCCTCAAGGAGGGCGCCAACATCGAGGACCACAACGAGAACGGCCACACCCCCCTGATGGAGGCGGCCAGCGCCGGCCACGTGGAGGTGGCCCGCGTCCTGCTGGAGTACGGCGCCGGCatcaacacacactccaacGAGTTCAAGGAGAGCGCCCTCACGCTGGCCTGCTACAAAg gtcaCCTGGACATGGTGAGGTTCCTGCTAGAGGCCGGGGCCGACCAGGAACACAAGACAGACGAGATGCACACAGCGCTGATGGAGGCCTGCATG gACGGGCACGTGGAGGTGGCGCGGCTGCTCCTGGACAGCGGGGCGCAGGTCAACATGCCGGCCGACTCCTTCGAGTCGCCGCTAACCCTGGCGGCGTGCGGGGGACACGTGGAGCTGGCCGCACTGCTCATAGAGAGGGGAGCcaacctggaggag GTGAACGATGAAGGCTACACGCCCCTCATGGAGGCGGCCAGGGAGGGCCACGAGGAGATGGTGGCCCTGCTGCTGGCTCAGG gAGCGAACATCAACGCCCAGACGGAGGAGACGCAGGAGACGGCTCTGACGCTGGCCTGCTGCGGGGGCTTCCTGGAGGTGGCCGACTTCCTGATCAAGGCCGGGGCCGACATCGAGCTGGGCTGCTCCACGCCGCTGATGGAGGCGGCACAGGAGGGCCACCTGGAGCTGGTCAAGTACCTACTggctgcag GGGCGAATGTCCACGCTACCACGGCGACGGGAGACACAGCGCTGACCTACGCCTGTGAGAATGGACACACAGATGTGGCTGATGTGCTGCTGCAGGCCGGCGCCAAcctg gagcatGAGTCTGAGGGGGGGCGGACCCCCCTGATGAAGGCAGCCAGAGCAGGACACCTGTGTACAGTGCAGTTCCTCATCAGCAAGG gtgcCAATGTGAATCGGGCCACGGCCAACAACGACCACACGGTGGTGTCCCTGGCCTGTGCTGGGGGACACCTGGCTGTGGTGGAGCTGCTGCTGGCCCACGGGGCCGACCCCACGCACAGACTGAAG gaCGGCTCCACCATGTTGATAGAAGCAGCCAAGGGGGGCCACACCAACGTGGTGTCCTACCTGCTGGACTACCCCAACAACATCCTGTCAGTCCCCGCCCCCGACCTGGCACAGCTCACCCCCCCCTCGCAAGACGCCTCTCAG GTTCCACGTGTCCCCTTCCAGGCCCTGGCCATGGTGGTGCCCCCCCAGGAGCCTGACAGAGCCCCCTCCAACATCGCCACGCCCCCACCCGTCTCCAGCAAAG CCGTGTCCAAGCAGAGGCAGGCCGCCCTCCAGCCCGGGGCCTCCAACGGGGCTCCCCGCGGCCCGGAGACGGagcccctgccccccttccACCTGTGCCAGCCCCTGGAGTGCATCGTGGAGGAGACGGAGGGCAAGCTGAACGAGCTGGGCCAGAGGATCAGCGCCATCGAGAAGGCCCAGCTGCAGTCCCTGGAGCTGATCCAGGGGGAGCCGCTCACCAAAGACAAGAtcgaggagctgaagaagagccgGGAGGAACAG TTGAGCCTGCGTCTGCGTGTGGCCCCTCAggtgcagaagaagaagaagatccTCAAGGAGCTGCAGAAGGTGGAGCGCCAGCTGCAGCTCAAGACCCAGCAGCAGTTCACCAAAGAGTACCTGGAGGCCAAGGGgctgaaggaggagcaggaggcggGCCAGAGCCAGGGCCCGGGGCCCGGCCCCGGGGGGGAGGCCCCGCCCACCGCCACCACCTCCACGCCCGGGGCCCTCACCGCCTGCTCCGGGGACCTCGCCCAGGACGGCTCCGACACGGACGAGGAGGGGCTccgagagggggagcaggaggaggagcaggccggggaggacgaggaggacgaggaggtgaGG GACGACGAggacgacgaggaggaggaggacggctcGGACGAGGACGTGGAGGGCGAGGTGGTGGAGGCCTACCCCAAGCTGCCCCAGGTGGACACCATCCTGTACAGAGACGGCCAGccgccccacctccccccctcgccccaggcccagccccccgCTCCGCCCCTCCAGGCCCCCTTCGTGCCCATCCAGCCCCTGTCCGACTACAGCCCCGCCGACTACCCCGGCGGAACCCCCCCGGAGCTGCAGAgggtgctgctggggcagcAGCAGGCCCTGGGGGCGGGGATGCTGGGCCAGCAGGCCCCAGACGGACTCATGGTGGCCACGCCCGCGCAGACGCTCACAGACACGCTGGATGACAtcatggcag CTGTGAGTAGCAGGGTGCCCATGCTAAGCACTACGACCTCGCCCACGCCCCTATCCCAGCCCCCTTCTCAGAGCCCGGCCAACATGGCCTCACCCCCTTCCGTTctgcccctctacccctccgtGGACATTGACGCACAC acggaGAGTAACCACGACACAGCGCTGACGCTGGCGTGTGCAGGAGGACACGAGGAGCTGGTGTCAGTCCTCATCGCACGAGGGGCCAACATCGAGCACCGCGATAAGAAgg gTTTCACCCCTCTCATCCTGGCTGCCACCGCTGGCcatgtgggggtggtggaggtccTCCTGGACAAAGGGGGCGACATCGAGGCCCAGTCAGAGAGAACCAAAGACACgcccctctccctggcctgCTCTGGGGGACGCCAGGAG GtggtggagctgctgctgctgcggggAGCCAATAAGGAGCACCGTAACGTGTCCGACTACACGCCCCTCAGCCTGGCCGCCTCCGGGGGCTACGTCAACATCATCAAGATCCTCCTCAACGCCGGCGCCGAGATCAActccag GACGGGCAGTAAGCTGGGCATCTCCCCCCTCATGCTGGCGGCCATGAACGGCCACGTCCCCGCCGTCAAGCTGCTGCTGGACATGGGCTCCGACATCAACGCCCAGATCGAGACCAACCGCAACACGGCGCTGACCCTGGCCTGCTTCCAGGGCCGCGCCGAGGTGGTCAGCCTGCTGCTTGACCGCAAGGCCAACGTGGAGCACAGGGCCAAG actgGTCTGACCCCCCTGATGGAGGCAGCGTCGGGGGGCTATGCCGAGGTGGGCCGGGTGCTGCTGGATAAGGGCGCCGACGTCAACGCCCCTCCGGTCCCCTCGTCCAGAGACACGGCCCTCACCATCGCTGCCGACAAGGGCCACTACAAGTTCTGCGAGCTCCTCATCAACAG GGGCGCTCACATCGACGTGCGCAACAAGAAGGGGAACACGCCGCTGTGGCTGGCGGCCAACGGCGGCCACTTTGACGTGGTGCAGCTGCTGGTGCACGCCAGCGCTGACGTGGACGCCGCAGACAACCGCAAGATCACCCCGCTCATGGCCGCCTTccgcaag GGTCACGTGAAGGTGGTGCAGTACCTGGTGAAGGAGGTCAACCAGTTCCCCTCCGACATCGAGTGCATGAGATACATCGCCACCATCGCGGACAAG GAGCTGCTGAAGAAGTGCCACCAGTGCATGGAGACCATCGTCAAGGCTAAGGACCAGCAGGCAGCCGAGGCCAACAAGAACGCCAGCATCCTGCTGAAGGAGCTGGACCTGGAGAAG tccagagaggagagcaagaaGCAAGCCTTGGCCGCCAAGAGGGAGAAGCGCAAGGAGAAacgcaagaagaagaaggaggagcagaagaggaagcaggaggaggaggaggaggaggaggaggagaagaccaaGGAGGAGTTCTGCgacatgcaggaggagaaggaggactcCGCTGAAG aagAGGAGGTTCCCATCGACCCCCCCagcgccaccaccaccaccaccatcggCATCTCCGCTACCTCCACCACCTTCACCTGCACCTTTGGGAAGAAGCGCGCCGGCGTGgccaccacccccagcaccaaccGCAAGAGCAAGAAGAACAAGACCAAGGACTCGCCCGATGACACCATCATCCTGCAGGACTCGCAG gtGGCGCTGGCGCAGCACAAGGCTGACAAAAACAAGATCCAGGGCGAGCCCCGGGGCGGAGGCGGGGGCCTGGCGGGGGGCAACAGTGACTCGGACCCCCTGGACAGCACCGACTGTGCCAGCGAGGGCAGCAGCAGCGGGGGCAAGAGCCAGGAACTCAACTACCTGCCCGACCTGCCCTCCTGcgcctcctcctactcctcctcctcatcctcctcctcggctCCCCCGCTGGGGGCGCACCCCTCCCACGCCCTCCTGCCCGGCCCGGAGAAGAGACACTGCCCTCAGCTGCACAGCGACAGCAAGCTGGACAACAAGGTCACGGTCTCCATCTCCAAACCATCGCAGAA ggTTCCTGACATGAGTGAGCTGGTCCCcagctccctgccctcccccttcaaGACCATGTCCctgcccatctcctcccccaacaGCAAGCTGAGCCTCACCTCCCCCAAGAGAgggcagaagagagaggagggctggaaggaGGTGGTCCGGAG GTCTAAGAAGCTGTCTGTCCCGGCCTCCGTGGTGTCTCGCATCATGGGCCGCGGCGGCTGCAACATCACGGCCATCCAGGACGTGACGGGAGCCCACATCGACGTGGACAAGCAGAAGGACAAGAACGGAGAGAGGATGATCACCATCag AGGTGGCACGGAGTCTACAAGGCACGCCGTGCAGCTCATCAACGCCCTGATCCAGGACCCGgccaaggagctggaggacctgATCCCCAGGAACCACATCCGCGCCCCGGGCTCCAAGGCCAGCTCGGCCCCCTTCGCCAGCGGGGCCTCCAGCGGCTCCTCCGCCGGGGCCAAGGCCTTCAGCTCCCTGGTCACGTCCTCGGGAGTCTccttccagtcctcctcctcctcccaggtggGGGGGAAAGTGGGGAAGGGGCTGTCGTCCGGGGTGAGGCAGCCCTTCCCGGTGTCCCTGCCCCTGGCCTACGCCCACCCCCAGCTGGCTCTCCTGGCCGCCCAGACCATGCACCAGATCAGACACCCGCGTCTGCCCATGGCCCAGTTCGGGGGTACGTTCTCCCCTGCTGCCAGCACCTGGGGCCCCTTCCCCGTGCGGCCGGTGAGCCCCGGGAGCGCCAACAGCTCCCCGAAACACAACGGAGGAGCCACGGGCCGGCCCGGCGCCGCGCCCCACAGcgagcacagcagcgccgtcaGTCCGGCGGCGTCCGTCTCCAGCCCCTCCGGAACGGCCCCGGCCGCAgcctctcctcacacccccaaCCCGCCCAcgccctcccacccccagcccagcGCCCCCACGCCCTCCTGCGTCAGGAAACAGCTGTTCACCTCCGACCCCAAACCCTCCGGGGTCACCTCCTTGTCCATGGCGCCCACAGCTGCGGTGAGCAGCGGCAGTAACGCAGTGCGAGGCACGGGGTCTCCCGCCCACCATCACACGGGCATGACGGCTACCTCCGCCTCCAGCTCCGCCCAGGCCCCGGCGGGCTGCGCCCCGccgcccctcctccagcccctcaagGTGGAGCCCAGCGCCTCGGCCTCCCCAGGCAAGGAGAAgccccctgcctctctggagAGCCAGACCTCCTCTTCCAGCGAGAGCCACAGCTCAGCAGGCTTCGCCACGCCAGCCATGGCCTTGCCCCCCAAGCCTGAGCCCCGGCAGCagttacccccccctcccccctcctcctccgccgccaccatcacctcctcctcctcctcctctacagaagcccccccgcccctgctcgccccccagcccagctcccacctcccccctggtcccgccccctcacacagctccATGCACCCCAACAACACGGTGCCCCACTTCtcagcccccgccccccgcgtCTCTCACCGGATGCAGCCGTCGGGACCGTACTACCCGCTgtcagagcagcagcagcagcaggtgttTGTGCCCCTCAGCGCCCAGCAGGAGCCCCCCAAGCAGCCCCAGAGCCAGGCTCAGGTGTCCCACCTACCCCAGcaacccagcctgcctccccaggCCCAGGGCCCCCCCCACCAGGTGCCCTCCAGCCTGGGCATGATGAACGGATCCCAGATGCAGCACGTCCACGGGGGAGGCAAGACCCAGCAGATGTCCCCCAACTTTGGCCCCGCGGCGCTCTTCAACCATTTCAGCAGCATCTTCGACAACAACAACCAG GGAAACAACCAGGTGTGGGGTGCATGCCACCTGCCCACCCGCTCCCCCCCTGAGCAGCCTTACTCGGCCCCCCCGCCCTACATGAGCATGAGCCAGATGGAGGGCCTGATGCCTCCAGACAGCTCCAAGGCTCCAGGCTACCGCTCCACCTCCCAGAGGATGGTCAACAACCCCATAG ctctcaCCAGCTATGCCACCAGTATCTCCGGCAGCCCAGTCTACCTCCACGGCCCTGCCGCCGTGGGCACGCCCTCCTTCAGCAGACAGCacttctcccctcacccctggaGCGCCGCGTCttccg GTGAGTCTCAGGTGGCCCCTCCCTCCACGGTGTCGTCCTCGTCCCTGTCCTCCTCGTCTGGGCCCCCTCCTCAGCAGCCCAAGCCTGGCAACTCCAGCCAGCAGGACCGCAAGGTGCCCCCCCCCATCGGCACGGAGCGCCTGGCCCGGATCAGGCAGACGGGCTctgtcaacccccccctcctcaccaccagCTACACGGCACCTGTGGGACAGGGGGGCATCTGGTCCTTCGGTGTGGGCAGTGCCTCtg AGGCCATGTCCGGCTGGTCCCAGCCGCTGATGAGCAGTCACATGATGCACCCGCAGCTGCAGGCGGAGCAGACGGCCTTCTCCCAGCACCAGCCCATGGAGCAGGACGACACGGGCATCTCCAACCCAGCCAACAGCTACCACCAACACCAGCACATGCCCAACAGCTACATGGACTTCCCCAAG ggtaTGCCCATGTCTATGTATGGAGGAACCatgctgcccccccaccctcccatggCGGAGGGGCCGGGGGCTGCCATGTACAACGGCCTGCACACCCCAGACCCTGCCTGGAGCCCCATCATCAAGGTGGTCCCTAACAACACAGACAGTTCAGACCCACAGCAG GTGTGGCCGGGTACCTGGGCCCCTCACGTGCACCTGAACCACGTCAACTAG